DNA from Brassica napus cultivar Da-Ae chromosome C4, Da-Ae, whole genome shotgun sequence:
ACTAGTGAGACAGAGATTTGTTCTCTTTGTAGAATTGAATCACATCCACACACCCACAGAAAAGCCAAACCACACCACGACTCTGTTTTCCTCATTTATCTTACACAATGGCTCCAATCAAACACCACTTCGCCCCCAAAAATCCACCACTTCTAACGAAACCATGCTATTAAACATCTCATCTCCCTCAATCTCTCATCGAAACCCTCACTTCCTCTCCCCTCTCAACCACCTCCCTCCCCGATCCAAAACCCACCTCTCAAAATCCCACCTTTACCCCAACCCCTCTGCTTTCCCCAACCAAACCCTCAGAAACAGAGCACCCTTTGGAAACAAGAGCCCCCCGCATGGAGAACGGCTCCGTCTCAGACCAAAAGCTCTCCCTGGGATCGACTTAGGAAGCTTCGAGTCCGTCCTGGAAGCAACAGCCGTCCTCACCGCCATCATCGTCGTCCACGAGTCCGGCCACTTCCTCGCCGCCACCCTCCAAGGAATCCACGTGAGTAAGTTCGCTGTCGGGTTCGGTCCGATTCTAGCTAAGTTCGATTTCAAGAACGTTGAGTATTCCCTTAGGGCGTTCCCTCTTGGCGGGTTCGTTGGCTTCCCCGACAACGATCCCGACAGCGAGATTGCAACCGACGATGAGAACTTGCTCAAGAACAGACCGGTTTTGGATAGATCGATTGTTGTCTCGGCGGGGATCATCGCTAATGTGATATTTGCTTATGTTATAATCTTTGTACAAGTGTTGTCCGTTGGTTTGCCTGTTCAAGAAGCGTTCCCTGGTGTTCTTGTTCCCGAAGTTAAGACCTTTTCTGCTGCTTCTCGTGATGGGTTGCTTTCTGGTGACGTTATCCTTTCTGTCGATGGTGCTGAGCTGTCTAAGACTGGTCCTGATGCTGTCTCTAAGGTTGTTGATATTGTTAAAAGAAGCCCCGAGAGTGATGTGTTGTTTAGAATCGAGAGAGGGAATCAAGATTTGGTTGTTCGGGTTAGGCCTAATAAGAACTTCGATGGGACGGGGAAGATCGGTGTTCAGCTGTCTCCAAACGTTAGAATCACTAAGGTGAGGCCGAGGAACGTTCCTGAAGCGTTTAGGTTCGCGGGGAAGGAGTTTATGGGGCTGTCTTCTAATGTCTTGGACGGTCTGAAGCAGACGTTCTTCAACTTCTCTCAGACTGCGAGTAAAGTGGCAGGTCCCGTGGCGATCATTGCGGTGGGAGCAGAGGTGGCGAGATCGAACACCGACGGGCTTTACCAGTTCGCGGCGCTGCTGAATATCAACCTCGCCGTGATCAATCTCTTGCCGTTGCCTGCTCTCGACGGCGGAACGTTGGCGTTGATACTGTTGGAGGCGGTTAGAGGAGGGAGGAAGCTTCCTGTGGAGGTGGAGCAGGGGATCATGTCTTCAGGGATCATGCTTGTGATATTCCTTGGATTGTTTCTCATTGTCAAGGACACACTTAGCCTTGATTTCATTCAAGAAATGTTGTAGTTACATCTCTTTTGCCAAAAGAAAAGTGTTTCGAGTAATGTGATACTGAATATGGAAATTGATTTGTGATTGGGTGTATAACGAGGGTCGGTCTTGAACTCATGACTCTTAACTCTGCGTAGATGGCGATACTCTCTCGACACAAGGTTGCCATTGGTTTGTATAGGCATGGCTGTTCGAGTTTTGGACCGGATATTTCGGGTTTACGCAcacatgttatatattaaaatagaagtaatcATTTAGttcatttgtgatttttttatttggactattcttataaagttgtttaaattatatttttataaatatataaattattttgaattattctaaaacaaaaaaaatcaaatagataTTCCTACATTTTCTCTGAAATTATATAtggataaaatattttcatatctttttatttacaatataaatatattattcattttcattaaaataaactttttaaatatttaattaattttgtatttatttagataaatatatatttcatttttcagctaatattttttataaaatatttgttaatttcgtgtttatttaaaacttaaatgtatatttcattttaaataaaaaaattaaatatctgattaattttgtaattataactaaaattatgtagaattttatattaatttttttatattaatttaatataatactttttcaattaaaattttgatccttAACCAATAATGTATTTCAATTCAGAATTTTGTAtcacataatataaaatatgttatcactgaaaattaaaaaaaaatatattgtatgtGAACTATAAAagtattgtattttaaaatattatatcaaacaattagtaatattgtaaataattatgtgtgtacaaataaaaataatcatccgcacggttgtgcgggtcaaaatctagtgtccctttagaatattttattagtaCATGTCGGATTCAGAAAATAACATTTGAGGTTTGATTTCAAATTTCTATAGtatcttaaaaattataaagtaatAATATATTGTTCGGATTTGGGTTatatcggtttggtttggttcggatataccccaagtaaaaaacaaaattttaaagtaaaacataagaaaaaaaattcttaaactaaataaaaattaatctaacacacatcaaatttataaataacaataaaGACTAAATAAATCGTGAAAACACATAGTTTGTAAATAATATGCATTATCTTATAGATATAGTAAACTTGTTATTTCAGTCTGTaaattatgaaatatttatttataagcaGTTGGGcgtttaaagtatttatttaaattttaaaacttatttttatatatcatatcaaaataaacattgaattgagtatttgatatattatatatgtttcaaaaatttatattgactattaatttcagattttttttgggttatccGATTCGTTCGAATTCAGCTAATAACACTTTGGGTTCGAATGTGTTTTATATCACCTTATAAAATTCATTCTAGTATTTATACATTTCAGATCAAATAACATATCAAAATTTTCAGTTCGAATCTCGGATTCCGAAATTTATGCCGCCCAAGGTTTCCATCTCAAAGTTgattagatagatttttt
Protein-coding regions in this window:
- the LOC106440495 gene encoding membrane metalloprotease ARASP, chloroplastic; this encodes MLLNISSPSISHRNPHFLSPLNHLPPRSKTHLSKSHLYPNPSAFPNQTLRNRAPFGNKSPPHGERLRLRPKALPGIDLGSFESVLEATAVLTAIIVVHESGHFLAATLQGIHVSKFAVGFGPILAKFDFKNVEYSLRAFPLGGFVGFPDNDPDSEIATDDENLLKNRPVLDRSIVVSAGIIANVIFAYVIIFVQVLSVGLPVQEAFPGVLVPEVKTFSAASRDGLLSGDVILSVDGAELSKTGPDAVSKVVDIVKRSPESDVLFRIERGNQDLVVRVRPNKNFDGTGKIGVQLSPNVRITKVRPRNVPEAFRFAGKEFMGLSSNVLDGLKQTFFNFSQTASKVAGPVAIIAVGAEVARSNTDGLYQFAALLNINLAVINLLPLPALDGGTLALILLEAVRGGRKLPVEVEQGIMSSGIMLVIFLGLFLIVKDTLSLDFIQEML